The segment TTGTAAGTGCAGTACTGATCACTCTTTGGTCATTCGTAGGTGTTGAATCAGCAGCAGTATCATCGGGTATGGTAAAAAATCCGAAGAAAACAGTCCCACTTGCAACACTGTTAGGTACTGTAATTGCGGGTGTTATTTACATCCTTTCAACTCAAGTTATCGCTGGTATGTTCCCAGCTTCTGAAGTCGCTGCATCAGGTGCACCATTTGCACTTGCAACAACAGCAATCTTCGGTAAGTGGAGTGCTCCATTTGTTGCAGCCTTTACTGCTTTAGCATGCTTTACATCATTAGGTTCATGGATGATGTTAGTTGGTGAGGCGGGTAAACGTGCAGCTAATGATGGTAACTTCCCTGCTGTATTTGGCGAAACAGATAAAAATGGTGTGGCAAAGAAAGGTCTTGTTTTAGCTTCAGTTATGATGACTATCTTAATGATCGCTATTACGGTATTCAGCTCAAGTGACAGCCACGCTTCTAACTTATTCGATATCTTAACATCAGATGCTGTATTGCTAACGATGCTGCCTTACTTCTACTCTGCGGTGAACTTAATCCGCTACGAAGGTATGACAACCCGTAATGTATTTGTGATGTTGTTCTCTGGTGTAGCTTGTATCTTCTGCTTCATCGCACTGATTGGTGCCGACCCATCAGCATTAGCAGCAACCTTCGTGGTCTCTCTAGCCATCTTTATTTTCTACGCTCGCAAGCTTGGCTTCCGTCAGCACTTACAACTAGAGCAACAGCAAAAAGCGTAATCTCGCTCTGTTACTCACTTTTTAAATTAATTTAAGGCGCATCAATACATCACCCATATGGGCATGATGCGCCCTCTCTCACTTCGGAGAAGTTCAAAAATGAATACGATTGCAATATTAAATAACCTGGGCGTTTTCTTTAAAAAATACCCAGTACAAGAACTAGAACAATCACTAGCGGCTTTAGGTTACAAGACAGTCTACCCTGTTGATGAAAAAGATTTACTGAAGTTACTGGAAATGAACCCACGTATCAGTGGCGTTATCTTCGATTGGGATACTTATTCTCTAGATCTGTGCCAGCAAATTAATAAAGTGAATGAGAAGTTACCGCTATTCGCTTTTGCCAATGAGCACTCTA is part of the Photobacterium angustum genome and harbors:
- the cadB gene encoding cadaverine/lysine antiporter, which gives rise to MSSDTSKKIGLIACTGVVAGNMMGSGIALLPSTLAKVGSISIFSWIICLIGALSLAFVYARLATSNPQEGGPIAYAGEVSPAFGFQTGVLYYHANWIGNLAIAITGVSYLSVFFPILNNTIPAAIATIASVWIFTVINLLGGSWVSRLCTLGLVLILIPIVGTAVIGWGHFDSAMYMQNWNTSHGSNSHAIVSAVLITLWSFVGVESAAVSSGMVKNPKKTVPLATLLGTVIAGVIYILSTQVIAGMFPASEVAASGAPFALATTAIFGKWSAPFVAAFTALACFTSLGSWMMLVGEAGKRAANDGNFPAVFGETDKNGVAKKGLVLASVMMTILMIAITVFSSSDSHASNLFDILTSDAVLLTMLPYFYSAVNLIRYEGMTTRNVFVMLFSGVACIFCFIALIGADPSALAATFVVSLAIFIFYARKLGFRQHLQLEQQQKA